The Paenibacillus yonginensis genome segment CAATCTGGTCGGCGGCGTCCTGCTGATGGGTTATATGTATTATTTCGTTAACAAGCCTTATCTCGAAGCCGGAAAAGAAGGAGAGAAGCCGGACCCAGAGGCCCCTCGCTATAGGGAGCAAGCCCATAAATAAAGTGGTCAAAGACGGCAAAAGGAGAGGAGTGGAATCGTCATGGCACAAACCGGAGGCAGGCAGGATGGACAGGAAGCCGTGCTGCCGGCTGAAGTCCGTCAGCTGCTGAGCGGCAGCTCGCTGGCGGATAAAATAGGAGAAGCGATGATCCTGACAACGGTTTCGGAGGACGGATGGCCGCATACGGCGATGTTAAGTGTAGGAGAAGTTGTGTCTTGCGACAGCCGAACGGTCAGGCTAGGCTTGTGGCCGGGGACCGTTACGAGCGGGAACATGACCAGGACCGGCAAGGCGCTGTTGGTCGTGGTGTACCGGGGGAAAGTGAGTTACATCAAACTCAAGGTCAAGCCGCTCCCAGACCTTCAAGAAAGTGTTCATCCGCGCAAGCGATATGAAGCAGAGGTGGTTCAGGTCAAGCAGGATTCCGCCAAATATGCGGAGATTATAAGCGGCATACAAATCGCGCTCCATGATCCTGCGGATGTCCTGAACCGCTGGGAGATTACGGCATCTGAGCTGTTCAAGAACTGATGGA includes the following:
- a CDS encoding pyridoxamine 5'-phosphate oxidase family protein — protein: MAQTGGRQDGQEAVLPAEVRQLLSGSSLADKIGEAMILTTVSEDGWPHTAMLSVGEVVSCDSRTVRLGLWPGTVTSGNMTRTGKALLVVVYRGKVSYIKLKVKPLPDLQESVHPRKRYEAEVVQVKQDSAKYAEIISGIQIALHDPADVLNRWEITASELFKN